CGTTGATACTTCAGTCAAAATCTTTGAAATTAGGCGGCCTCGCCATAGTGCAAAGATTCGTACCCGTCCATTGTTTCAATCCCCATCTCCCCCAATCCAGCCGTGGGCATGTGTGGCAACAATTGTGCCACCAAGCCTGCAGCGTCAGCCACGGCGATGTCATCGGGGACTTGTTGACCATTGGTCAAGTAACTCAGCGGAGGCGCGACGATGCGATCACGCCCCGTCAAAGCGGCCAACACGGCCGCCATGCAAGGTGTCTCGTCGAGCTTGGTCAATGTGACCGCATTGGCTCGCACCGGGGCGAAGCCTTCCAGCGTCGTCCGGATGTTTTCACCCGAACTGGTCGCACTGAGAACCAAGTGTGTTTCATCAGGATGCGCCGCCCGTAAAAACTCAGAGAGTTGTTCAATGCGGGCGTCACTTCGTGGGCTGCGGCCGGCGGTATCGATCAGTACAAGATCCACATCACCGAGCGCACTGAGCGCCGTTTCCATCTGTTCCGGTTTCTCAACGACCTGCATCGGCAGGTCCATGATCTCAGCGTAGGCCTTCAGTTGCTGCACCGCAGCGATTCGGTAGGTGTCAATTGTCAGCAATCCAACCCGCCGGCGAGCTTCAATGCGGAAGCCTGCCGCTAGCTTCGCGACCGTCGTTGTTTTGCCCACTCCAGTCGGTCCGACTAACGCGACCACGTGACGATCACCCGGTTGAGTTCGAATGGGTCCGCATAGGTTCAATTCGCGAGCCACGGCACGTTGCAAGTGCTCCATCCAACGCCGATCGGTCTGTGCCGCAGGATCGGAATTCGCGATTCCTGCAGCGAAACTGGACGCCGAAGCCATCCATCTGCGTGCGGTGGCTTCTTCCACACCAGCCTGAACCAGACGCAATGACAAGGAATCGGCTGGACTCAGTTCATCG
The nucleotide sequence above comes from Rhodopirellula bahusiensis. Encoded proteins:
- the flhF gene encoding flagellar biosynthesis protein FlhF, giving the protein MHIRTFRAANLQAALADIRNQMGPEASVLHTRQVRNGWMGWLGRTHVEVTAGLHGGSVDGSSRDAAGGRIPANYGDEPLPPADVRSVNSVAASSGYGTSPTGTPSNAAGSMSVSAGQNSAEANYQNYDAAHQLQSGTGAGQGGFYGSGYSSDELSPADSLSLRLVQAGVEEATARRWMASASSFAAGIANSDPAAQTDRRWMEHLQRAVARELNLCGPIRTQPGDRHVVALVGPTGVGKTTTVAKLAAGFRIEARRRVGLLTIDTYRIAAVQQLKAYAEIMDLPMQVVEKPEQMETALSALGDVDLVLIDTAGRSPRSDARIEQLSEFLRAAHPDETHLVLSATSSGENIRTTLEGFAPVRANAVTLTKLDETPCMAAVLAALTGRDRIVAPPLSYLTNGQQVPDDIAVADAAGLVAQLLPHMPTAGLGEMGIETMDGYESLHYGEAA